A single region of the Nocardioides aquaticus genome encodes:
- a CDS encoding fatty acid desaturase yields the protein MSARTTTGSSPGAGSTVPAGSTDGWHDHKRTLWLIGLVVPSLAFVAYGGWLATGSGLWFWVGPVVILVIVPAVDLVAGLDRANPPDDVIEALEQDRYYRWVTYLFLPVQYAGFVGAAYLVARGDPLGVGGDLTLVEQLGLAATIGCIGGIGINTAHELGHKREANERWLSKIALAQSFYGHFYIEHNRGHHVRVATPEDPASSRIGESFYAFWPRTVLGSVRSAWRLEEKRYARRDQHPYRPGNDVLNAWVMSAVLWGALAVWLGPVVLPFLVVQALIGLTLLEVVNYMEHYGMRRQKVGVGHRERYERVDPSHSWNSNNVATNVLLYHLQRHSDHHANPTRRYQTLRDFEESPVLPTGYAGMILIALVPPLWRRVMDPRVVAHFDGDVTRANVHPPRRTRVLAAWPAPAAADQPAAADQPIEDAAAPAAAATAVVPADEVLAARCPGCGYTYEVEVGNELEGFAAGTSWADVPDAWCCPDCGVREKVDFVPMTGSDA from the coding sequence GTGAGCGCACGGACCACCACCGGCAGCAGCCCCGGCGCCGGCAGCACCGTCCCCGCCGGATCGACCGACGGGTGGCACGACCACAAGCGGACCCTGTGGCTGATCGGGCTGGTCGTGCCCTCGCTGGCGTTCGTCGCGTACGGCGGGTGGCTGGCCACCGGGTCCGGCCTGTGGTTCTGGGTCGGCCCGGTCGTGATCCTGGTGATCGTCCCGGCCGTCGACCTGGTCGCGGGCCTCGACCGCGCCAACCCGCCCGACGACGTGATCGAGGCGCTCGAGCAGGACCGCTACTACCGCTGGGTGACCTACCTGTTCCTGCCGGTGCAGTACGCCGGGTTCGTCGGGGCCGCCTACCTGGTCGCCCGCGGCGACCCGCTGGGCGTCGGCGGTGACCTGACCCTGGTCGAGCAGCTGGGCCTGGCGGCCACCATCGGCTGCATCGGCGGGATCGGGATCAACACCGCCCACGAGCTCGGCCACAAGCGGGAGGCCAACGAGCGCTGGCTCTCCAAGATCGCCCTGGCCCAGAGCTTCTACGGCCACTTCTACATCGAGCACAACCGCGGCCACCACGTCCGCGTCGCGACGCCCGAGGACCCGGCGAGCAGCCGGATCGGGGAGTCGTTCTACGCCTTCTGGCCGCGCACCGTGCTCGGCTCGGTGCGCTCGGCCTGGCGCCTGGAGGAGAAGCGGTACGCCCGCCGCGACCAGCACCCGTACCGGCCCGGCAACGACGTCCTGAACGCGTGGGTCATGTCGGCGGTGCTGTGGGGCGCCCTCGCGGTCTGGCTCGGCCCGGTCGTCCTGCCCTTCCTGGTCGTCCAGGCGCTGATCGGCCTCACCCTGCTCGAGGTCGTCAACTACATGGAGCACTACGGCATGCGCCGGCAGAAGGTCGGCGTCGGACACCGCGAGCGCTACGAGCGGGTCGACCCGTCGCACTCCTGGAACTCCAACAACGTGGCGACCAACGTGCTGCTCTACCACCTGCAGCGCCACAGCGACCACCACGCCAACCCCACCCGGCGCTACCAGACGCTGCGCGACTTCGAGGAGTCGCCGGTGCTGCCGACGGGGTACGCCGGGATGATCCTGATCGCGCTCGTGCCGCCGCTGTGGCGCCGGGTGATGGACCCCCGGGTGGTCGCCCACTTCGACGGCGACGTCACCCGCGCCAACGTCCACCCGCCGCGCCGCACGCGGGTGCTCGCCGCGTGGCCCGCCCCGGCTGCGGCCGACCAGCCGGCCGCGGCCGACCAGCCGATCGAGGACGCCGCCGCCCCTGCCGCTGCCGCCACAGCCGTCGTCCCCGCGGACGAGGTGCTGGCTGCGCGCTGCCCCGGCTGCGGCTACACCTACGAGGTCGAGGTCGGCAACGAGCTGGAGGGCTTCGCGGCCGGCACCTCCTGGGCCGACGTCCCCGACGCGTGGTGCTGCCCGGACTGCGGGGTCCGCGAGAAGGTCGACTTCGTCCCGATGACCGGGAGCGACGCCTGA
- a CDS encoding ferredoxin: MRVVADRDTCEGLGMCEAMSELFEVGDDGSVVVHDEQPPEAARADVQAAVDACPVLALRLEG; the protein is encoded by the coding sequence ATGCGGGTCGTGGCGGACCGCGACACCTGCGAGGGTCTCGGCATGTGCGAGGCGATGAGCGAGCTGTTCGAGGTCGGCGACGACGGCTCCGTCGTGGTCCACGACGAGCAGCCCCCCGAGGCCGCCCGGGCCGACGTGCAGGCCGCGGTGGACGCCTGCCCGGTCCTGGCCCTGCGGCTCGAGGGCTGA
- a CDS encoding NAD(P)/FAD-dependent oxidoreductase: MRAGGRLVVVGAGLAGFRAVETARREGHAGELVLLGAEERAPYDRPPLSKAALAPGATEPVPFRTAEELEDDLGIDLRLGEEATGLDTAAREVVLGGERLAYDALVVATGARPRAVPGDHLAGVTHLRTADDAAVVRRALDAGARTVVVGAGFIGSEVASAARARGLEVTVVEAADVPLQRSLGPEVGRLVTRLHRDAGVDLRLGSGVTGLTEVAGHVTGLALEDGTELAADLVVLGVGVAPSTGWLEGSGVDLHPRDRGVVCDDTLATNAPGVWAAGDVVHAPHPLLGGDLLRVEHWTSAAEQGAAAARHALDPSSAQPFAPVPYVWSDLFGHRLQLVGTSVADGVVVLDADDGGVAGTTALWHRGGQVVGALVVDRPRVVMKLRRRIADGGPFDEALHAARELLGRAGT; this comes from the coding sequence GTGCGCGCGGGCGGACGCCTGGTCGTGGTCGGTGCCGGACTGGCCGGGTTCAGGGCGGTCGAGACCGCCCGCCGCGAGGGTCACGCGGGCGAGCTGGTGCTCCTCGGGGCCGAGGAGCGGGCGCCGTACGACCGGCCGCCGCTGAGCAAGGCGGCGCTCGCCCCCGGTGCCACCGAGCCCGTCCCCTTCCGCACCGCGGAGGAGCTGGAGGACGACCTCGGGATCGACCTGCGGCTGGGGGAGGAGGCGACCGGTCTCGACACCGCCGCCCGTGAGGTGGTCCTGGGCGGCGAGCGACTGGCCTACGACGCCCTGGTCGTCGCCACCGGCGCCCGCCCGCGGGCCGTCCCCGGCGACCACCTGGCGGGCGTGACCCACCTCCGCACGGCCGACGACGCCGCGGTCGTCCGGCGGGCGCTGGACGCCGGCGCGCGCACCGTCGTCGTCGGCGCCGGGTTCATCGGCTCCGAGGTCGCCTCCGCCGCCCGCGCCCGCGGGCTCGAGGTGACCGTGGTCGAGGCGGCCGACGTGCCGCTGCAGCGGTCGCTCGGGCCCGAGGTCGGCAGGCTCGTCACCCGGCTGCACCGCGACGCGGGCGTCGACCTGCGCCTGGGCTCGGGCGTCACCGGGCTCACCGAGGTCGCCGGCCACGTGACGGGGCTCGCCCTGGAGGACGGCACCGAGCTGGCCGCCGACCTGGTGGTGCTCGGCGTCGGCGTGGCCCCGTCGACCGGCTGGCTCGAGGGCAGCGGCGTCGACCTGCACCCCCGCGACCGCGGCGTCGTCTGCGACGACACCCTGGCCACCAACGCCCCCGGGGTGTGGGCCGCGGGGGACGTCGTGCACGCGCCCCACCCGCTGCTCGGCGGGGACCTGCTGCGGGTCGAGCACTGGACCAGCGCCGCCGAGCAGGGTGCAGCGGCCGCGCGCCACGCGCTCGACCCGTCGTCCGCGCAGCCGTTCGCCCCCGTGCCGTACGTCTGGTCCGACCTCTTCGGCCACCGCCTCCAGCTCGTCGGCACCTCCGTGGCCGACGGGGTGGTGGTCCTCGACGCCGACGACGGCGGCGTCGCCGGGACGACGGCGCTCTGGCACCGGGGCGGGCAGGTGGTCGGGGCGCTGGTCGTCGACCGTCCGCGGGTGGTGATGAAGCTGCGTCGCCGGATCGCCGACGGCGGGCCGTTCGACGAGGCGCTGCACGCTGCCCGGGAGCTGCTCGGGCGCGCCGGGACCTAA
- a CDS encoding TMEM165/GDT1 family protein: MEAFLLSTAVIFVAELGDKSQLMAMTFASRYRARDVLLGITVATAVVHLASVAIGFWIGDAFAEQQDVIAIVAGIAFLGFAAWTLRGDELTDDEADKARRSTGKAIFAVGVAFFLAELGDKTMLATITLATQHGWFGTWIGSTVGMVAADALAIVVGAMLGRKLPEKAITYGAATLFALFGVLLILEGAGVVG, from the coding sequence GTGGAAGCCTTCCTGCTCAGCACCGCCGTCATCTTCGTCGCCGAGCTCGGCGACAAGAGCCAGCTGATGGCGATGACCTTCGCCAGCCGCTACCGCGCCCGGGACGTCCTCCTGGGCATCACCGTGGCCACCGCCGTGGTGCACCTCGCCTCCGTCGCGATCGGCTTCTGGATCGGCGACGCCTTCGCCGAGCAGCAGGACGTGATCGCGATCGTGGCCGGCATCGCCTTCCTGGGCTTCGCGGCCTGGACGCTGCGCGGCGACGAGCTCACCGACGACGAGGCCGACAAGGCCCGCCGCTCCACCGGCAAGGCGATCTTCGCCGTCGGCGTCGCGTTCTTCCTCGCCGAGCTCGGCGACAAGACCATGCTGGCCACGATCACCCTGGCCACCCAGCACGGCTGGTTCGGCACCTGGATCGGCAGCACCGTCGGCATGGTCGCCGCCGACGCGCTGGCCATCGTGGTCGGCGCCATGCTCGGCAGGAAGCTGCCCGAGAAGGCGATCACCTACGGCGCCGCGACGCTGTTCGCGCTCTTCGGCGTCCTGCTGATCCTCGAGGGCGCGGGCGTCGTCGGCTGA
- a CDS encoding M15 family metallopeptidase, whose protein sequence is MRRGVARVAGGLAVAAVLTACAGDPSGAGSGTAEDPVMGTSPVSEALEAPTGGGSAAGSGRSTDREDRQDAAGGRDDGVVVADPEHAVEPPGPRGRDEAIAPPDMLLFNADEPLADEVVDEIAAVDGVDEVSRLSMAQVSLEERVYTVAAVDSATYRLFTPPESALFQEQWDRVAGGEVALTTASEKSLPVDGDGYLQLALGEDDAQEIHVGAIAPQIDQVDAVVNTSWGEELGIPAGNALLVRTGQKAPQALRPVIAKILGDQATIQDMDVVAREGLDTDATQQAFLVGGVAEAVGTFRYTVAGGQVIPEQAWESQYISTEEVPILGTVTCNKAMMPQLRAALEEITLAGLADKINPGEYAGCYYPRFIAGSTTLSNHSFGTAFDLNVPGNLRGTVGEMDRGVVAIFKRWGFAWGGDWSYTDPMHFEMESLVEPR, encoded by the coding sequence ATGCGTCGAGGTGTGGCCCGGGTCGCCGGGGGTCTGGCGGTGGCCGCCGTGCTGACGGCCTGCGCCGGCGACCCCTCCGGCGCCGGCTCCGGCACCGCCGAGGACCCCGTGATGGGCACCAGCCCGGTCTCCGAGGCGCTGGAGGCGCCGACGGGCGGTGGCAGCGCTGCCGGCTCCGGACGCTCCACCGACCGGGAGGACCGGCAGGACGCCGCGGGCGGCCGGGACGACGGCGTCGTGGTCGCCGACCCCGAGCACGCCGTCGAGCCGCCCGGCCCGCGCGGTCGGGACGAGGCGATCGCCCCGCCCGACATGCTGCTGTTCAACGCCGACGAGCCGCTGGCCGACGAGGTCGTGGACGAGATCGCCGCGGTGGACGGCGTCGACGAGGTCTCGCGCCTCTCGATGGCCCAGGTCTCGCTCGAGGAGCGCGTCTACACCGTCGCCGCGGTCGACTCGGCGACGTACCGGCTCTTCACCCCGCCCGAGAGCGCGCTCTTCCAGGAGCAGTGGGACCGCGTCGCGGGCGGCGAGGTCGCGCTGACCACCGCCAGCGAGAAGTCGCTGCCGGTCGACGGCGACGGCTACCTCCAGCTCGCGCTCGGCGAGGACGACGCCCAGGAGATCCACGTCGGCGCCATCGCGCCCCAGATCGACCAGGTCGACGCCGTCGTGAACACCTCGTGGGGCGAGGAGCTCGGCATCCCGGCCGGCAACGCGCTGCTGGTGCGTACCGGTCAGAAGGCGCCCCAGGCGCTCCGCCCCGTGATCGCGAAGATCCTCGGCGACCAGGCCACCATCCAGGACATGGACGTCGTCGCCCGCGAGGGCCTCGACACCGACGCCACGCAGCAGGCGTTCCTCGTCGGCGGCGTGGCCGAGGCGGTCGGCACCTTCCGCTACACCGTCGCCGGCGGCCAGGTGATCCCCGAGCAGGCCTGGGAGAGCCAGTACATCAGCACCGAGGAGGTCCCGATCCTCGGCACGGTGACCTGCAACAAGGCGATGATGCCGCAGCTGCGGGCCGCGCTGGAGGAGATCACGCTGGCCGGGCTGGCCGACAAGATCAACCCCGGCGAGTACGCCGGCTGCTACTACCCGCGGTTCATCGCCGGGTCCACCACGCTGTCGAACCACTCCTTCGGCACCGCCTTCGACCTCAACGTGCCGGGCAACCTGCGCGGCACCGTCGGGGAGATGGACCGCGGCGTCGTGGCGATCTTCAAGCGGTGGGGCTTCGCCTGGGGCGGCGATTGGAGCTACACCGACCCGATGCACTTCGAGATGGAGAGCCTGGTCGAGCCCCGCTGA
- a CDS encoding alpha/beta hydrolase, whose translation MRLSDRVAAMTMHASARWSVRYGEELRFAGTDLPGPRRHLVPTRHGRVPVHVYTDPAWAPGSRPRPAYVHLHGGAWLMRHPFMDDFWCRYLVAEAGVAVVNVDFRTGPYVRYPVAQEQTHDVLAWLDGPQSGHGTSLGVDGTRLAVGGLSSGGGMAAAACLMARDCGTVRPLLQVLGVPALDLATEVPEGGAGPGAEPMISPSLRALVRRVYFPDPARRAEPYASPLLAPDLRGLPPAVVMTAERDSLRADGDLYAQRLAEAGVPVLLHDVTPGADHYFWSHDPDRARRLMARVAAIVRDVLLERPDDR comes from the coding sequence GTGAGGCTGTCCGACCGCGTCGCGGCGATGACGATGCACGCGAGCGCGCGGTGGTCCGTGCGCTACGGCGAGGAGCTCCGGTTCGCAGGCACCGACCTGCCGGGTCCCCGGCGCCACCTCGTCCCCACCCGGCACGGCCGGGTGCCGGTGCACGTCTACACCGACCCGGCGTGGGCGCCCGGCTCGCGGCCACGGCCGGCGTACGTCCACCTGCACGGCGGCGCCTGGTTGATGCGCCACCCGTTCATGGACGACTTCTGGTGCCGCTACCTGGTCGCCGAGGCCGGGGTCGCGGTGGTCAACGTCGACTTCCGCACCGGCCCGTACGTGCGCTACCCGGTCGCGCAGGAGCAGACGCACGACGTGCTGGCCTGGCTGGACGGCCCGCAGTCCGGGCACGGCACCTCGCTCGGGGTCGACGGCACCCGGCTGGCCGTCGGCGGCCTCTCGTCGGGCGGCGGGATGGCCGCCGCGGCCTGCCTGATGGCCCGCGACTGCGGCACCGTGCGCCCGCTGCTGCAGGTGCTCGGCGTCCCGGCGCTCGACCTGGCCACCGAGGTGCCGGAGGGCGGTGCCGGGCCGGGGGCGGAGCCGATGATCTCGCCGTCGCTGCGCGCGCTGGTGCGTCGCGTCTACTTCCCCGACCCGGCCCGCCGTGCGGAGCCGTACGCCTCCCCGCTGCTGGCGCCGGACCTGCGTGGGCTGCCGCCCGCGGTGGTGATGACCGCCGAGCGGGACTCGCTGCGTGCCGACGGCGACCTCTACGCCCAGCGGCTGGCCGAGGCGGGCGTCCCGGTGCTGCTGCACGACGTCACGCCCGGCGCGGACCACTACTTCTGGTCCCACGACCCCGACCGCGCGCGGCGGCTGATGGCACGGGTCGCGGCGATCGTGCGGGACGTGCTGCTGGAGCGACCCGACGACCGGTGA
- a CDS encoding NADPH:quinone oxidoreductase family protein — protein sequence MRAAQVVTLTGPTDVVVQEVPDATAGEGQVLVEVHAVGTSFPDLLLSRGEYQMKPEPPFTLGVDVAGVVVSGEGFEPGQRVCAVQGYGGASELAAMPVDSTFALPDALSFEEGAAMPMNYLTAQFALAERAGLREGETVLVHGAAGGVGTATIQVAKGYGARSVAVVSTEEKAEVARQAGADEVVLLDGWKDAVKDLTGGKGVDVVMDVVGGDVFLDSLRSLAPQGRLLVVGFAAGQGIPEVKVNRLLLNNTDVRGVGWGAYAMARPGYMQQQWAALVPMIEAGVVKPPVGRTYAFEEFGQALVDLDERRTLGKGVVRLRD from the coding sequence ATGCGCGCAGCCCAGGTCGTCACGCTCACCGGTCCCACCGACGTCGTCGTGCAGGAGGTGCCGGACGCGACCGCCGGCGAGGGCCAGGTCCTCGTCGAGGTCCACGCCGTCGGCACGTCCTTCCCCGACCTCCTGCTGTCCCGGGGGGAGTACCAGATGAAGCCCGAGCCGCCCTTCACGCTCGGCGTCGACGTCGCGGGCGTCGTCGTGTCCGGCGAGGGCTTCGAGCCCGGCCAGCGCGTCTGCGCGGTCCAGGGCTACGGCGGGGCGTCCGAGCTGGCCGCGATGCCGGTCGACTCGACGTTCGCGCTGCCCGACGCGCTGTCCTTCGAGGAGGGCGCGGCGATGCCGATGAACTACCTCACCGCGCAGTTCGCCCTGGCCGAGCGTGCCGGGCTCCGCGAGGGCGAGACCGTGCTGGTCCACGGGGCCGCCGGCGGCGTCGGCACCGCGACCATCCAGGTCGCCAAGGGGTACGGCGCCCGCAGCGTCGCGGTCGTCTCGACCGAGGAGAAGGCCGAGGTCGCCCGGCAGGCCGGTGCGGACGAGGTCGTCCTGCTCGACGGCTGGAAGGACGCCGTGAAGGACCTCACCGGCGGCAAGGGCGTGGACGTGGTGATGGACGTCGTCGGCGGCGACGTGTTCCTCGACTCCCTGCGCTCCCTGGCCCCCCAGGGCCGTCTGCTCGTGGTCGGCTTCGCCGCCGGGCAGGGCATCCCCGAGGTCAAGGTCAACCGGCTGCTGCTCAACAACACCGACGTCCGGGGCGTCGGCTGGGGCGCCTACGCGATGGCCCGCCCGGGCTACATGCAGCAGCAGTGGGCCGCGCTGGTGCCGATGATCGAGGCCGGGGTCGTCAAGCCGCCGGTCGGTCGCACGTACGCCTTCGAGGAGTTCGGGCAGGCGCTGGTCGACCTCGACGAGCGGCGCACGCTGGGCAAGGGCGTCGTCCGGCTCCGTGACTGA
- a CDS encoding 2-phosphosulfolactate phosphatase → MTDDDPRGAGRRAAHGQAAYAVRLETGPAGAAAVVAGLGAEDVTVVVDVLSFTTTVTLAVERGVEVHPFAWRDERAEAYARERDAVLAVGRFEAAASSPGVEERASRDRPTLSPAAMLRGDGLAGVRRLVLPSPNGSTISALLADAGVGVVGACLRNARAVADALAPALLRGSTLAVVASGERWGTGRCAPRPRTSGGPGRCSPRSSIAA, encoded by the coding sequence GTGACTGACGACGACCCGCGGGGCGCCGGGCGGCGGGCCGCGCACGGGCAGGCGGCGTACGCCGTCCGGCTCGAGACCGGCCCGGCCGGTGCCGCCGCGGTGGTCGCCGGGCTGGGGGCGGAGGACGTGACGGTGGTGGTGGACGTGCTGTCCTTCACGACCACGGTGACCCTCGCGGTGGAGCGGGGCGTCGAGGTGCACCCGTTCGCCTGGCGCGACGAGCGCGCGGAGGCGTACGCCCGGGAGCGCGACGCCGTGCTGGCCGTCGGCCGGTTCGAGGCCGCGGCGTCGTCCCCGGGGGTCGAGGAGCGAGCGTCTCGAGACCGGCCCACGCTGTCCCCTGCCGCGATGCTGCGTGGCGACGGCCTCGCCGGGGTGCGGCGGCTCGTGCTGCCGTCCCCGAACGGTTCGACGATCAGCGCCCTGCTGGCCGACGCCGGGGTCGGCGTGGTGGGCGCGTGCCTGCGCAACGCCCGCGCGGTCGCCGACGCGCTGGCCCCGGCGCTCCTGAGGGGCTCGACCCTGGCCGTCGTGGCGTCGGGGGAGCGCTGGGGGACGGGTCGCTGCGCCCCGCGACCGAGGACGTCTGGGGGGCCGGGGCGCTGCTCGCCGCGCTCCTCGATCGCGGCGTGA